A single region of the Pseudalkalibacillus berkeleyi genome encodes:
- the nuoL gene encoding NADH-quinone oxidoreductase subunit L: protein MNPIIWIIPALPLLSFVLLLLFGRRLKEASALVGSLLTLGSLILSAIIFAGQWGGESVKSTFEWLAIGDTVLTVGYLINPLNALMLVIVSLVSFLVQVYSKGYMHGDERFPIFFGYLGLFTFAMLGLVLSPNLLQLYIFWELVGVGSFLLIGYYFYKSEAREAAKKAFIMTRIGDVGLFIGMILLFWQVGSFELDAIFDAVSGGDISEGWITLTAILIFVGAMGKSGQFPIHTWLPDAMEGPTPVSALIHAATMVAAGVYLVAAMFPLFEASETAMTTVAVVGGFTAIFAATIGLAQADIKRVLAYSTVSQLGYMMLALGSSGYVAGIFHLTTHAFFKALLFLAAGSVIHAVHTQNIHEMGGLWKKMKWTAPLFLIGAMAISGVPLLSGFFSKDEILASTYADGRFGLFWIAVVAAFITAFYMFRLFFLVFTGESRASDKKLKVHESPGVMVFPMVILGVLAIVAGYINTPMAPLLGDFLAQNPYLDIHHHDTHWWIPVVATGVSLLGIFMAWLVYAKKKVARLSAASPDFHYILLNKYFIDETYDYSFVKGTRGFSYLWYYVDRFVVEGLVQLITGIVAWVSKLGSKMHSGQVQLYGAVAFSGMAILLLIVALLGGYLT, encoded by the coding sequence ATGAACCCGATTATTTGGATCATACCTGCATTACCGCTTTTATCCTTCGTCCTTCTCTTATTGTTTGGTCGTAGGTTGAAGGAAGCATCAGCACTTGTCGGCTCCTTGCTGACACTTGGATCTCTCATCTTATCTGCCATCATTTTTGCAGGGCAGTGGGGTGGAGAGTCGGTCAAGTCAACGTTTGAATGGCTTGCAATTGGAGATACCGTTTTAACAGTCGGTTATCTCATCAATCCGCTTAATGCACTTATGCTCGTTATTGTTTCACTCGTCAGCTTTTTAGTTCAAGTATATTCGAAAGGGTATATGCACGGAGATGAACGTTTCCCTATCTTTTTCGGATATTTAGGCTTATTCACATTTGCTATGCTAGGTCTCGTCTTATCACCGAACTTGCTTCAGTTGTATATTTTTTGGGAGCTCGTCGGGGTAGGATCGTTCCTATTGATCGGTTATTACTTTTATAAAAGTGAAGCACGTGAAGCGGCGAAGAAAGCATTTATCATGACGCGTATCGGGGACGTTGGATTATTCATCGGGATGATCCTATTGTTCTGGCAAGTCGGTAGTTTCGAGCTCGATGCCATTTTTGACGCTGTATCGGGTGGCGATATATCAGAAGGATGGATTACATTAACAGCCATCTTAATCTTTGTCGGGGCAATGGGTAAGTCAGGTCAATTCCCGATACATACGTGGTTGCCGGACGCTATGGAAGGTCCAACACCCGTATCGGCTTTAATTCATGCCGCTACAATGGTTGCAGCAGGTGTTTACTTAGTAGCCGCGATGTTCCCGTTATTTGAAGCATCCGAAACCGCTATGACAACCGTTGCTGTCGTCGGTGGATTTACTGCCATTTTTGCAGCTACAATCGGTTTAGCACAAGCAGATATCAAGCGAGTGCTCGCCTATTCGACTGTCAGTCAGCTTGGGTATATGATGCTCGCGCTCGGTTCCTCAGGTTATGTTGCGGGAATCTTCCACTTAACGACGCACGCCTTCTTTAAAGCATTGCTATTTCTTGCGGCTGGAAGTGTCATACATGCAGTACATACACAAAACATCCATGAAATGGGTGGGCTTTGGAAGAAAATGAAATGGACCGCTCCACTGTTTTTAATCGGGGCAATGGCGATTTCTGGCGTCCCTTTACTGTCTGGATTTTTCAGTAAGGATGAAATTTTAGCATCGACCTATGCAGATGGTCGTTTCGGCTTATTCTGGATAGCGGTCGTTGCAGCATTTATAACGGCGTTCTATATGTTCCGCCTATTTTTCCTCGTCTTTACCGGTGAATCCCGTGCATCGGACAAGAAGCTGAAGGTACACGAATCACCAGGCGTCATGGTCTTTCCGATGGTGATCCTAGGCGTTCTAGCAATTGTGGCTGGGTACATTAACACGCCGATGGCACCGTTGCTAGGAGACTTCTTAGCACAAAATCCTTACTTGGACATTCATCACCACGATACACATTGGTGGATTCCTGTCGTCGCAACAGGTGTTTCATTACTTGGCATCTTCATGGCATGGCTCGTTTACGCGAAGAAAAAGGTTGCGAGGCTGTCAGCAGCGTCACCAGACTTCCACTACATTTTATTGAACAAATATTTTATCGACGAAACATATGATTACAGCTTTGTTAAAGGGACGAGAGGTTTCAGTTATCTCTGGTACTATGTCGACCGTTTCGTTGTAGAAGGACTAGTCCAACTCATCACGGGTATCGTTGCATGGGTCAGTAAGCTCGGATCGAAGATGCATAGCGGGCAGGTTCAATTGTACGGAGCAGTCGCATTTAGCGGGATGGCAATCCTACTACTCATCGTTGCATTGTTAGGGGGGTATTTAACATAA
- the nuoK gene encoding NADH-quinone oxidoreductase subunit NuoK, with amino-acid sequence MSSVPLSVYLVLALILFCIGLYGALTKRNAVIVLISIELMLNAVNINLVAFAKFGINPNITGQIFALFTITVAAAEAAVGLAILIALYRNRKTVNVDEMNILKR; translated from the coding sequence ATGAGTAGTGTTCCTTTATCCGTCTATCTTGTCCTTGCTTTAATCTTATTTTGTATCGGTCTGTATGGTGCATTAACGAAACGGAATGCTGTAATTGTTTTGATTTCTATCGAATTAATGCTCAACGCAGTGAATATCAATCTCGTCGCATTTGCGAAATTTGGAATCAATCCGAACATAACGGGACAAATCTTTGCTTTATTCACCATTACGGTTGCTGCTGCAGAAGCTGCGGTAGGGCTTGCGATTCTCATCGCGCTATACCGAAACCGTAAAACAGTAAACGTAGATGAAATGAACATATTGAAACGATAA
- a CDS encoding complex I subunit 4 family protein yields MDSILLSALIFSPLLGILVLLFVPKTDEVVIKWVGLLATLLPLALAFLVFIGFDQTKEALQFAEQYKWIDFHIQPLDAGNDFVISYDLGVNGLSVVLLLLTAIVSTLAAAASVWIKDQWKGYFMLFLLLEIGMLGVFASQNLLLFFIFFEITLIPTFFLIGKWGYLDKEKAAYSFLIYNGLGSAILLIVFIILYMKAGTMNFTGLSAYLSQSPEMLERLYMGEDFRLGLLIALLVALGVKLPIVPLHSWMLQVHVQAPPPIVMIHSGILLKIGAYGLLQFGVGFFPGEFEKIAFWIALLGVINLLYGAFIAFVQIDFKKVLAYSSVSHMGIVLIGIASLTEAGTQGAMFQVVSHGLISALLFFIVGLIYQRTGTSLITHLGGLAKVMPITAGFLLVGGLASLGLPGMSGFISEFMAFLGLFKTMPVLAAIGTLGIILTAVYILRAVLTITFGETKPMLISIKEARFVEWLPALILTFFIILIGVYPAILSDMLHLTIEAMTAGKGAMS; encoded by the coding sequence ATGGATTCGATATTATTATCCGCATTGATTTTCTCCCCGTTACTCGGAATTTTAGTCTTGTTATTCGTACCGAAAACAGATGAAGTGGTCATTAAGTGGGTCGGCTTGTTGGCGACACTTTTACCACTTGCTTTAGCATTTCTCGTCTTTATCGGATTTGACCAAACGAAAGAAGCGCTCCAATTTGCTGAGCAGTATAAATGGATCGATTTCCACATACAACCGCTCGATGCTGGAAACGACTTTGTCATCAGTTATGATCTTGGGGTGAACGGGCTTTCTGTCGTGTTGCTGCTGTTAACGGCAATCGTTTCTACCTTAGCGGCAGCAGCCTCTGTTTGGATTAAGGATCAATGGAAGGGCTACTTCATGCTGTTCCTCTTGTTAGAAATCGGTATGCTTGGGGTTTTCGCTTCACAGAATTTACTACTCTTCTTCATCTTTTTCGAGATTACGTTAATTCCGACGTTCTTCTTAATCGGAAAGTGGGGTTACCTTGATAAAGAGAAGGCAGCCTATAGCTTCTTAATCTATAACGGTCTAGGGTCAGCGATATTATTGATCGTATTCATCATCCTTTATATGAAGGCAGGAACGATGAATTTTACAGGCTTATCCGCATACTTAAGCCAATCACCAGAAATGCTCGAACGGTTATATATGGGGGAGGACTTCCGGCTCGGACTCCTGATTGCTTTGCTCGTTGCATTAGGAGTCAAATTACCGATTGTACCGCTACACTCGTGGATGCTACAAGTACACGTGCAAGCACCTCCTCCAATTGTCATGATCCACTCAGGTATTTTGCTGAAGATCGGGGCATACGGACTATTACAATTCGGGGTTGGCTTCTTCCCAGGTGAATTTGAGAAAATCGCCTTCTGGATTGCCTTACTCGGCGTGATTAATCTGTTATATGGGGCGTTTATCGCATTCGTACAAATCGATTTTAAAAAGGTACTTGCTTACTCAAGTGTTTCCCATATGGGGATCGTGCTCATTGGGATTGCAAGTTTGACCGAAGCAGGTACACAAGGGGCGATGTTTCAAGTCGTCTCACACGGATTAATATCTGCGCTGTTATTCTTTATTGTCGGGTTGATCTACCAACGTACAGGCACATCGCTCATCACCCATCTAGGTGGCCTAGCGAAAGTGATGCCGATTACAGCAGGCTTTTTACTTGTCGGTGGATTAGCGTCACTTGGTTTACCTGGGATGTCCGGGTTCATTAGTGAATTCATGGCTTTCCTCGGCTTGTTCAAGACGATGCCTGTCTTAGCAGCGATCGGAACGCTTGGTATCATATTGACTGCTGTTTATATACTGCGCGCAGTCCTTACGATTACATTTGGGGAAACGAAACCGATGTTGATTTCAATTAAAGAAGCCCGATTTGTCGAATGGCTTCCGGCACTGATTTTGACTTTCTTCATTATATTAATTGGTGTTTACCCAGCGATCCTATCTGACATGTTGCACCTTACAATTGAAGCGATGACAGCAGGTAAGGGGGCGATGTCATGA
- the murA gene encoding UDP-N-acetylglucosamine 1-carboxyvinyltransferase — MEKIIVRGGRRLEGSVKVEGAKNAVLPVIAASILASKGTSTISEVPALADVYTIQEVLRHLNIDANYANNQIKVDATRTLKTEAPFEYVRKMRASFLVMGPLLARVGVARIALPGGCAIGSRPIDQHLKGFEAMGAEVKIGNGFIEAKKEGRLQGAKIYLDFPSVGATENIMMAAALAEGTSIIENVAKEPEIECLANYLNAMGAKVYGAGTGTLRIEGVEEMHGANHQVIADRIEAGTFMVAAAITGGDVTITNAQQEHLRPLVAKLEEMGVSITDTSEGVRIIGPETLKPVDIKTMPHPGFPTDLQSQMMALQLAAEGTSVITETVFENRFMHVEEFRRMNGDIKIEGRSAVVNGPAKLQGAEVAATDLRAGAALILAGLIADGYTRVTELKHLDRGYVNFSGKLAALGADVERVNEETEEITNEQNDQTLNAKPNMA, encoded by the coding sequence TTGGAAAAAATCATCGTCCGTGGTGGTAGGCGGTTAGAAGGCTCCGTAAAAGTTGAAGGAGCAAAAAACGCCGTATTGCCTGTCATCGCAGCATCGATTTTAGCAAGTAAAGGAACAAGCACTATTTCGGAGGTGCCTGCACTTGCCGATGTTTATACAATTCAAGAAGTATTACGCCATTTGAACATAGACGCTAATTACGCGAATAACCAAATCAAGGTTGATGCAACACGTACTTTGAAAACGGAAGCGCCGTTCGAATATGTACGAAAAATGAGAGCATCTTTCCTAGTGATGGGACCATTGCTAGCTAGAGTTGGAGTCGCAAGAATTGCATTACCTGGTGGTTGTGCAATTGGATCTCGACCGATTGATCAGCATCTTAAAGGCTTTGAAGCTATGGGAGCTGAAGTGAAAATCGGAAACGGATTTATTGAAGCGAAGAAAGAAGGACGCCTACAAGGAGCTAAGATCTATTTAGACTTCCCAAGTGTAGGTGCAACTGAAAACATCATGATGGCTGCAGCATTAGCTGAAGGCACAAGTATTATTGAAAACGTAGCAAAAGAACCTGAAATCGAATGTCTTGCAAATTACTTAAACGCAATGGGCGCGAAAGTTTATGGAGCAGGAACTGGCACACTTCGAATTGAAGGTGTTGAAGAGATGCACGGTGCTAACCACCAAGTTATTGCCGACCGCATTGAAGCTGGTACATTTATGGTCGCAGCTGCTATTACTGGCGGTGACGTTACGATTACAAATGCGCAACAGGAGCATTTAAGACCACTCGTTGCTAAGCTTGAAGAAATGGGTGTTTCAATCACTGATACAAGTGAAGGTGTTCGCATTATCGGACCTGAAACATTGAAACCAGTTGACATCAAGACGATGCCACATCCAGGTTTCCCTACTGATCTTCAGTCACAAATGATGGCTTTACAATTAGCAGCAGAAGGCACAAGCGTTATTACGGAAACGGTTTTTGAAAATCGTTTCATGCACGTGGAAGAATTCCGTCGTATGAATGGTGATATTAAAATTGAAGGACGTTCAGCAGTAGTGAACGGACCAGCAAAGCTTCAAGGTGCAGAGGTAGCAGCAACTGACCTCCGTGCAGGAGCAGCATTGATTTTAGCGGGATTAATTGCCGATGGCTACACACGTGTCACTGAATTGAAGCATTTAGATCGCGGATACGTTAATTTCTCTGGTAAATTAGCCGCACTAGGTGCAGACGTTGAACGTGTGAACGAAGAAACTGAAGAAATCACAAATGAACAAAACGACCAAACATTGAACGCAAAGCCTAATATGGCATAA
- a CDS encoding DUF1028 domain-containing protein has product MYTGKIPKDLVATFSIVGYDPETEEIGIAVQSKFIGVGSVVPWAKAGVGAVATQSFANTSYGPKGLEHMASGKSAEETMRLLTEKDRERELRQVGIVDAKGNAATFTGSECYDWAGGLTGKNFAAQGNILVNQDTVTQMGSTFETTDGTLAERLLTALNAGQQAGGDSRGKQSAALLIVKEKGGYGGFNDRAIDLRVDDHHEPIMELIRLHELHQLYFSRSKEQNVVKIDGEIFSELTFQLERLGFVERSDEHSEEAVLDALRVLIHQENFEEREQKRGYIDLEILEFLKKH; this is encoded by the coding sequence ATGTACACAGGTAAAATTCCAAAAGATTTAGTCGCAACGTTTTCTATTGTTGGTTATGATCCTGAAACGGAAGAGATCGGTATTGCTGTCCAGTCCAAGTTTATCGGAGTGGGGTCAGTCGTCCCTTGGGCAAAGGCGGGGGTTGGAGCAGTAGCGACCCAGTCATTTGCGAACACGTCTTATGGACCAAAAGGCCTCGAGCATATGGCTTCTGGAAAATCCGCTGAAGAAACAATGAGACTATTAACCGAAAAGGATCGTGAACGGGAGCTTCGTCAAGTTGGTATTGTCGATGCGAAAGGAAATGCCGCAACGTTTACTGGATCGGAGTGTTATGATTGGGCTGGTGGATTAACAGGGAAAAACTTTGCGGCCCAAGGGAACATTCTCGTCAATCAAGATACCGTCACGCAAATGGGTTCAACATTTGAAACGACTGATGGAACACTCGCCGAGCGTCTACTAACAGCCCTCAACGCTGGTCAGCAGGCTGGAGGAGACAGCAGAGGAAAGCAGTCGGCAGCGCTTTTAATCGTTAAAGAGAAAGGCGGATACGGTGGATTCAATGACAGAGCGATCGACCTCCGAGTAGATGATCACCATGAACCGATCATGGAATTGATTCGACTACACGAATTGCATCAGCTTTATTTTTCACGATCAAAAGAGCAGAATGTTGTAAAAATTGATGGCGAGATATTCAGTGAGCTCACCTTTCAGCTTGAGCGGCTCGGCTTTGTTGAACGAAGTGATGAGCATAGTGAAGAAGCGGTGCTTGATGCCCTCCGTGTACTCATTCACCAAGAGAACTTCGAAGAACGCGAGCAAAAGCGAGGCTACATTGATCTAGAAATTCTTGAATTCTTGAAAAAGCATTAA
- a CDS encoding DUF1146 family protein, translated as MQPFGQQSLLSIIINLVFLAVSWWAIQGLNFEKFIKSGKVVQARLLMILLTIAIASLVSTFFLNYLSWSLQLKYLFYV; from the coding sequence ATGCAACCGTTTGGTCAGCAGTCACTGTTAAGCATTATAATCAATCTTGTTTTTCTAGCTGTATCCTGGTGGGCAATACAAGGATTGAACTTTGAAAAATTCATTAAAAGTGGAAAAGTCGTACAAGCAAGATTACTTATGATCCTGCTTACAATCGCGATCGCATCGTTGGTCAGTACATTTTTCTTGAATTATTTATCTTGGTCACTGCAACTTAAGTACTTATTTTACGTCTAA
- a CDS encoding M23 family metallopeptidase yields MREEEKQKSVNPLKAKWYKKKRWVYPAVYLGFAAVILASVLWYQNSIGDKLNEEADPIGYDERDSVPVIADAEVFKSPVDDKAVQVQKKYYDSEASEAAQEAALVFYNNTYFQNKGLNYATESGEPFEVKASLSGKVVKATQEPLLGYVVHIEHDNGVMTHYSSLADLQVEKGDTVKQGDVLGNAGMNLLDKESKVHAHFEVRKDGLAVNPEEYFNKSVTDVPDQKQDANKTNTDATDAEENADVDPAEKNDANETQNDDASPNENSTEDEDKSGA; encoded by the coding sequence ATGAGAGAAGAAGAAAAACAAAAATCAGTTAATCCTCTTAAGGCAAAGTGGTACAAAAAGAAGCGTTGGGTTTATCCAGCAGTATATCTTGGGTTTGCAGCAGTAATTCTAGCATCTGTTCTTTGGTATCAAAACTCGATTGGGGACAAGCTAAATGAAGAAGCCGATCCAATCGGATATGATGAAAGAGATTCAGTTCCTGTAATTGCTGATGCAGAAGTGTTCAAGTCTCCAGTCGATGACAAAGCTGTACAAGTACAAAAGAAGTACTATGACAGTGAAGCATCAGAAGCAGCACAAGAAGCAGCTCTCGTATTCTATAATAATACCTACTTCCAGAATAAAGGACTCAACTATGCTACCGAGAGCGGTGAGCCATTTGAAGTGAAAGCGAGCTTAAGCGGTAAAGTTGTGAAAGCAACACAAGAACCACTTCTTGGATATGTTGTTCACATCGAGCATGACAATGGTGTTATGACACATTACTCTAGTCTTGCAGACTTACAAGTGGAAAAAGGCGATACTGTAAAACAAGGAGATGTTCTAGGTAATGCTGGAATGAATCTTCTGGATAAGGAATCTAAGGTGCATGCACACTTTGAAGTACGTAAGGATGGCTTAGCAGTTAATCCTGAAGAATACTTCAACAAGTCAGTCACTGACGTTCCTGATCAAAAGCAGGATGCTAACAAAACGAACACAGATGCAACAGATGCTGAGGAAAACGCTGATGTTGACCCAGCTGAAAAAAATGATGCAAACGAAACTCAAAACGACGACGCTTCGCCTAATGAGAACTCAACTGAGGATGAAGACAAGTCTGGCGCATAA
- a CDS encoding YwmB family TATA-box binding protein, translating to MKKKFMIMNLSLVILLACFSGAEAKQPVINDTELIDITRVMKASEIAIQEWSLYGKSKIGFVSDFSGYVLLVESLQAKTPDLRWDRVVETDEHWEVQGYTKNAYGLTEKVTVFAYPHKKQYKTYIIYELEGKTWSQKVWEAFKPSYSDKVRLLLGNNPTIYTCVIGGMDDMMGIVLRNLAKQLVQSFDATIIESLNEETFLSLSAYTDEWKHSIRTKQHDMNLQIGLRNDGIGGKTTITIGTPIITTEY from the coding sequence ATGAAAAAGAAATTCATGATCATGAATTTAAGTTTGGTGATTTTGCTTGCATGTTTTTCAGGAGCTGAAGCGAAGCAACCTGTTATAAATGATACAGAACTTATCGACATTACCCGTGTAATGAAAGCCTCTGAAATTGCAATTCAAGAATGGTCTTTATACGGAAAAAGCAAAATTGGTTTTGTTTCAGATTTTAGTGGGTATGTATTGTTAGTAGAAAGCCTGCAGGCAAAAACACCAGATTTACGGTGGGATAGGGTTGTCGAAACCGACGAACATTGGGAAGTCCAGGGTTATACCAAAAATGCATACGGACTGACTGAAAAGGTTACCGTGTTCGCTTACCCCCACAAAAAACAGTATAAGACGTACATTATTTATGAACTTGAGGGAAAAACTTGGTCTCAAAAAGTTTGGGAAGCATTTAAACCGTCCTATAGTGACAAAGTCCGATTGCTGCTTGGAAATAATCCTACTATTTATACTTGTGTTATAGGTGGAATGGATGATATGATGGGTATTGTTTTGCGAAATTTAGCGAAACAACTCGTTCAGTCATTTGACGCAACGATCATCGAATCTTTAAATGAAGAGACATTTCTGTCCTTATCAGCATATACTGACGAATGGAAGCATTCCATTCGAACGAAACAACACGATATGAACTTGCAAATTGGACTTCGAAATGACGGAATAGGCGGAAAGACAACCATTACTATTGGAACACCGATTATAACGACTGAATATTAA
- the nuoN gene encoding NADH-quinone oxidoreductase subunit NuoN — MTTQKLLSFDWGMMAPEFTILIVATLLSLIDLFMPNKASRKPLALFAIAGVVIAIVFATLQIGDPTGSILFDTYRFDAFALAFKLLFLFATGLILLLAMDYKGEKNWQYRGEFFYLILTALLGAMMMASSADLITLFVGLELLSISSYILAGIRKTNLHSNEAAFKYVVNGGIATAITLFGMSYVYGLTGTTNLYSIGEALTDPIVEQNGFLLLIAFVMLFVGLSFKIAAAPFHMWAPDVYQGSPTPITAFLSVVSKTAGFVLILKVFILSFLSGQGGWHTTILLELQPYIAFIAGITMIVGNVIALRQRNIKRMFAYSSIAHAGYVLVPFVSLSLLVFKATWFYLLAYLLMNIGAFAVIQFISERDKSEDITAFSGLYKRSPLVAVMMSLFMISLAGLPFTAGFIGKFGIFMSTLSTGHYVLASVMVTTTVISYVYYFNVLVQMYFRNGVVDRIRPSVGLLLVMVICTVGTLAFGIYPSAALEFFHNGFDMTQLLEK, encoded by the coding sequence ATGACTACGCAAAAATTACTGAGCTTTGACTGGGGAATGATGGCCCCTGAATTTACGATCCTGATTGTTGCAACGTTGCTGTCACTCATTGATTTGTTTATGCCGAACAAGGCAAGTCGCAAGCCGCTCGCACTGTTTGCAATTGCTGGTGTCGTAATCGCCATCGTGTTTGCAACGTTACAAATTGGTGATCCCACAGGTTCTATCCTCTTTGATACGTACCGGTTTGATGCATTTGCCTTAGCATTTAAATTATTGTTCCTGTTTGCCACTGGACTGATTTTGTTGCTAGCGATGGATTATAAAGGAGAAAAGAACTGGCAATATCGTGGTGAATTCTTTTACTTAATATTGACTGCTTTACTCGGTGCGATGATGATGGCATCAAGTGCAGATTTGATCACGCTATTTGTAGGGCTTGAACTACTCTCGATTTCGTCTTACATTTTAGCCGGAATTAGAAAGACAAATCTACATTCTAATGAAGCAGCTTTTAAATATGTCGTAAACGGCGGTATCGCCACTGCGATCACATTATTTGGGATGAGCTACGTATATGGATTGACTGGTACAACGAATCTTTATTCCATTGGCGAAGCGCTAACCGATCCAATCGTCGAACAAAACGGTTTCTTGCTACTGATCGCTTTTGTCATGCTATTCGTTGGTCTGTCCTTTAAAATCGCGGCAGCTCCTTTCCATATGTGGGCGCCAGATGTGTACCAAGGATCACCAACACCGATTACAGCTTTCTTAAGTGTCGTATCTAAGACTGCTGGATTCGTGTTAATCCTGAAAGTGTTCATTCTGAGCTTTCTTTCTGGTCAAGGCGGATGGCATACCACGATCCTTCTGGAGCTTCAGCCGTACATCGCGTTTATTGCAGGGATTACGATGATTGTCGGAAATGTTATTGCTCTCAGACAAAGGAACATTAAGCGCATGTTTGCGTACTCAAGTATTGCACACGCAGGTTATGTGCTCGTGCCGTTCGTATCATTATCACTACTCGTATTTAAAGCGACATGGTTCTATTTACTCGCCTATTTGTTAATGAACATTGGTGCATTTGCAGTGATCCAATTTATTTCAGAAAGAGATAAATCTGAAGATATCACTGCATTTTCCGGATTATATAAACGATCACCACTTGTAGCGGTTATGATGTCACTATTTATGATTTCCCTTGCCGGACTTCCATTTACCGCTGGTTTTATCGGGAAATTTGGAATTTTCATGAGTACGCTGAGCACCGGGCATTACGTTTTGGCCTCTGTCATGGTTACGACGACAGTTATCTCATACGTGTACTACTTTAATGTGCTAGTACAAATGTATTTCCGGAACGGTGTGGTCGATCGCATCCGACCATCGGTTGGGCTTCTACTCGTAATGGTCATCTGTACAGTCGGAACGCTAGCATTCGGTATCTATCCAAGTGCAGCCCTCGAATTCTTTCATAACGGATTCGACATGACCCAACTACTTGAAAAATAA
- the spoIID gene encoding stage II sporulation protein D has protein sequence MKSNRNRMPYYILIIGLLALILLLPAMIVLPFDDKAKLIAQPTQSDTVIPDEPIVLNSEVDVSVYKTEAKAIETLPLEDYVVGVVASEMSTDFEMEALKAQALTARTYIIKMLLSQTDLNLPEGADVTDTVLHQVFQSDAHLKKAWGKDYEYKINKIRKAVKETEGKILTFEGKPIEALFFSTSNGHTQNSEDYYPSSFPYLRSVESPWDKDSPKYYYQQKFSVEEVESKLKVKLTGDGEVGKVLKRTSGNYVDEIDINGKKMTGREIRVNLNLKSSDFTILKKDDQVIVQTRGYGHGVGMSQYGANGMAQEGEDYKQIVKHYYNGVEITDTKAYTAKLTAQK, from the coding sequence ATGAAGTCTAATCGAAACAGGATGCCCTACTACATTCTTATTATTGGTTTACTCGCACTTATACTTCTACTGCCTGCAATGATTGTCTTGCCTTTCGATGACAAAGCCAAATTAATCGCTCAACCTACACAGTCCGACACCGTTATTCCAGATGAGCCGATTGTTTTAAATTCCGAAGTCGATGTTTCTGTATATAAAACAGAAGCAAAAGCCATTGAGACACTCCCACTAGAAGATTACGTTGTTGGGGTTGTCGCATCAGAAATGTCAACGGATTTTGAAATGGAAGCACTAAAGGCTCAAGCACTGACGGCAAGAACGTACATCATTAAAATGCTGTTGAGTCAAACGGATTTGAATCTCCCTGAAGGAGCAGATGTAACAGACACAGTCCTACACCAAGTTTTTCAAAGTGATGCGCACTTAAAGAAAGCATGGGGAAAAGACTACGAATATAAAATCAACAAGATCAGAAAAGCCGTAAAAGAAACAGAAGGTAAGATTCTCACATTTGAAGGAAAGCCAATCGAGGCATTATTTTTCTCGACAAGTAACGGTCATACACAAAACTCTGAAGATTACTATCCAAGCTCTTTCCCTTATTTACGCAGTGTAGAAAGCCCTTGGGATAAGGACTCACCGAAATATTATTATCAACAAAAATTTTCCGTTGAGGAAGTAGAATCAAAGCTTAAGGTAAAACTGACTGGTGATGGTGAAGTTGGTAAGGTCCTCAAACGCACATCCGGTAACTATGTGGATGAAATCGATATTAACGGAAAAAAGATGACCGGCCGGGAAATCCGAGTCAATCTCAACTTGAAATCATCTGACTTTACAATCTTGAAAAAGGACGACCAAGTAATCGTCCAAACACGTGGCTACGGACACGGCGTCGGTATGAGCCAATACGGCGCAAATGGCATGGCTCAAGAAGGTGAAGACTACAAACAAATCGTCAAGCACTACTATAACGGTGTTGAAATTACCGACACCAAAGCATACACAGCGAAACTAACTGCACAAAAATAA